The DNA sequence ACTTCACCTGGCTCAACGTCCCGCACAAAAGTCGCGCCGCAGGCGTCCAATGCGCAGGTTTCAGAGGCGAAAACGTAGGTCCTCTCCCCTATCCGGCCAATGACCAGTGGGCGGAAGCCGTTGGGGTCACGTGCGGCAATCAGCTTCTGCGGGCTCATAACAACCAGCGAATAGGAACCCCGCAGGTACGGCAGTGTACGTATTACTGCTTCTTCTATGGAAGAAGATGTGACGCGCTGTTGTGCAATGATATAAGCAATCGCTTCTGTGTCGATTGTTGTTTGGAAGATGCAGCCTTTCTGTATCAGCTCTTCGTGCAGTTCGTAGGCGTTGGTCAGGTTGCCGTTGTGCGCAATGGCAATCGTCCCCTTTATATAGCGCATAACAAGCGGCTGTGCGTTTTCACGCACACTGGCACCGGCTGTAGAATAACGTACATGGGCACAGGCCATTTGCCCCAGCAGGCTGTCCAATACCTGCTGGTCAAACGCCTCCGTTACCAGCCCCATGCTTTTGGAAGAAGAAAAAACCCCGCGGTCGTTGGTGACAATGCCGCAGCTTTCCTGTCCACGGTGCTGCTGTGCCAGCAGACCATTGTAAGAAGCGTAAGCGACGTTTACGGAGGCGTCCGGACTGCAAATGCCAAAGACGCCGCACTCTTCATGTGGTTTCTGTTCGTACGCAAATTCATTGAGCAAAAAGGTTCCCCTCCTTGTCAGGTCAGCAAAGCAGGTGCTCCCTGCTTTACAGGCCAATGCGCTTCATAACTTCGGCATAAGCTTCTTCCACACCGCCAAGGTTGCGGCGGAAGCGGTCCTTGTCCAGCTTCTCATGTGTTTTAACGTCCCAGAAACGGCAGGTATCCGGGCTGATTTCGTCCGCCAGAATAATCTGGCCCTTGTAGCGGCCGAATTCCAGCTTAAAGTCGATAAGGTCAATGTTGACGCTCAGGAAGAACTTCTTCATCAGTTCATTGATACGCAGTGCCATTTCCTTAATGGTGTTCACTTCTGCTTCGGTTGCCCAGCCCATAGCCAGAACATGGGAATCGTTGACCATTGGGTCATCCAGAGCATCGGACTTATAGCAGAACTCCAGAACTGGGCACTTCAGTACGCTGCCTTCTGGCACGCCAAGGCGCTTGGAGAAAGAGCCGGCTGCCACATTGCGAATGATAACTTCCAGCGGAACAATCTGCACTTTTT is a window from the Caproicibacterium lactatifermentans genome containing:
- the purC gene encoding phosphoribosylaminoimidazolesuccinocarboxamide synthase, with product MEKTEQLYEGKAKKVFATDDLDYCIVSYKDDATAFNGKKKGTITGKGVVNNKMSNYMFKMLEKHGILTHYVKELSDRDTLVKKVQIVPLEVIIRNVAAGSFSKRLGVPEGSVLKCPVLEFCYKSDALDDPMVNDSHVLAMGWATEAEVNTIKEMALRINELMKKFFLSVNIDLIDFKLEFGRYKGQIILADEISPDTCRFWDVKTHEKLDKDRFRRNLGGVEEAYAEVMKRIGL